A portion of the Deltaproteobacteria bacterium genome contains these proteins:
- a CDS encoding RidA family protein, giving the protein MDIKRINPREWNCNAAVFGDLVYCSGMVADDKNLDMKGQTAQVLKKIDAVLAQAGTNKSRILSATVYMQDASLKDDMNESWMAWVDRSNLPTRTAVGAVLTPGTMVEITVVAAK; this is encoded by the coding sequence ATGGACATCAAGCGTATCAATCCGCGCGAATGGAACTGCAATGCCGCCGTGTTCGGCGATCTGGTTTACTGCTCGGGCATGGTGGCCGATGACAAGAACCTTGATATGAAGGGCCAAACGGCGCAGGTGCTGAAAAAGATCGATGCCGTGTTGGCGCAAGCGGGCACCAACAAGTCGCGCATTTTGAGCGCGACTGTCTACATGCAAGACGCCAGCCTGAAGGATGACATGAACGAATCCTGGATGGCCTGGGTCGATCGATCGAATCTACCGACGCGCACGGCCGTCGGAGCGGTGCTCACGCCGGGGACGATGGTGGAAATAACCGTTGTGGCTGCCAAATGA
- a CDS encoding ABC transporter substrate-binding protein, protein MKMILFFLTAILGLTGVSQAQPLTTFRVANGTSGENPAVLWVGVDQGIFRKHGLNVEVVFMRTGPLAMSALVSGDVSAVLTSSNNVLNVAVGGLDVVAVATLINKPEGDFIARPEIKRPEELRGKQVAIQSIGGGGWANNMLALDHMGLDPERDHINFIVLGDQASRIQSLENGRAHASWMGPTFSAPLKKKGFTVLLDLAKAPIPYLGSSLIAKRSTFRQEQKLYENMMKGTLDAMRFFVKPENKQAVMKSIARVLRLPRIEDAESGYYGLLATYSTDLKPKHEGVKKIHAILSRTNPKLKDFKPETIIDDSLIQKIHASGY, encoded by the coding sequence GTGAAAATGATCTTATTTTTTCTAACTGCCATTCTTGGGTTAACAGGCGTCAGCCAAGCCCAGCCCCTCACCACCTTTCGCGTCGCTAACGGCACCTCCGGTGAAAACCCGGCAGTACTCTGGGTCGGCGTCGATCAGGGCATCTTCCGTAAGCACGGCCTCAACGTCGAAGTTGTCTTCATGCGCACCGGCCCGCTGGCCATGTCGGCCCTAGTCTCAGGCGACGTCTCTGCGGTGCTCACCAGCTCGAACAACGTCCTGAACGTCGCCGTCGGCGGCTTGGACGTGGTCGCGGTCGCGACTTTGATTAACAAACCGGAAGGCGATTTCATCGCCCGGCCGGAAATCAAAAGGCCAGAAGAATTGCGCGGCAAGCAAGTCGCCATCCAGAGCATCGGCGGCGGCGGTTGGGCCAACAACATGCTCGCGTTGGACCACATGGGCCTGGACCCGGAGCGCGACCACATCAATTTTATCGTCCTGGGCGACCAAGCGTCGCGCATTCAGTCGTTGGAAAACGGCCGCGCCCACGCCTCGTGGATGGGCCCGACGTTTAGCGCGCCGCTCAAGAAAAAAGGCTTCACCGTCCTGCTCGATCTCGCCAAAGCGCCGATCCCCTATCTCGGCTCGTCGCTGATCGCCAAGCGCAGCACCTTTCGCCAGGAGCAAAAGCTCTACGAGAACATGATGAAAGGCACGCTCGATGCCATGCGCTTCTTCGTCAAACCGGAAAACAAACAAGCGGTGATGAAATCGATAGCGCGCGTACTCCGGTTGCCACGGATCGAAGATGCCGAGAGCGGCTACTATGGTTTATTGGCGACTTACAGCACTGACCTAAAACCAAAACACGAAGGCGTGAAAAAGATTCACGCGATCCTGTCGCGCACCAATCCAAAGCTGAAAGACTTCAAGCCCGAAACCATCATCGATGACAGCTTAATTCAGAAGATTCACGCCAGCGGGTATTGA
- a CDS encoding thiamine pyrophosphate-binding protein: protein MAKAPKGGAEAWAAGIGSKSKAQYGSDLMVEVLRELGIKYIALNPGASYRGLHDSLVNFEAGKEIQMIMCTHEEIAVAIANGYARATGEIMATGLHNVVGLQHASMAIFNAWCDRTPILNLGGGGPQDTTQRRSTDWVHTALVQGLAVRDYTKFDDQPATVDAVAESFLKAYRFAMTDPKGPVYICLDTDVQEAQVSKPMTVPHAQLFRPPAAPGPNPEQLRNAARFLAEAEWPVIVAGELGRNPKALPPLLDLAEALGAAVVDADGRYGFPSTHPLNLTNAREAALQPADVVLALDVPSLGVPLGPSVRERGNFAPIVSPKCQIIHITMLDLEKQSWVSDNMWLLPVHVPMAADCAVTLPLLLEQVRERLGASNAASKVQSRRAKVEGIYNETRKKSQEWIKKTWDEKPISQARFFSEINQRVQGKSWALVGDHGRRWREAIEITEPAHGMGGGRGGGVGYGLPSSIGSALGFKGSGRLCVSLLGDGDFLMTSNALWTAAKYDIPLLVAVMNNHSYYNDEEHQERMARWRDRPVQNKGIGIRIEDPVPDLCTIARAFGVQAFGPITEPNEIGPALDKAIPIVESGKPVVVDVVMQPR, encoded by the coding sequence GTGGCAAAGGCACCTAAAGGCGGCGCGGAGGCTTGGGCCGCGGGCATTGGCAGTAAGAGCAAGGCGCAGTATGGCTCCGATCTGATGGTCGAAGTACTGCGCGAGTTGGGGATCAAATATATCGCGCTCAATCCCGGCGCGAGCTATCGTGGCCTGCACGATTCGCTGGTCAATTTCGAGGCCGGCAAAGAGATTCAGATGATCATGTGCACGCACGAGGAGATCGCCGTGGCGATTGCCAACGGCTATGCGCGCGCCACCGGCGAGATCATGGCGACTGGTTTGCACAACGTCGTCGGTTTGCAGCACGCGAGCATGGCGATTTTCAACGCCTGGTGTGATCGCACACCGATTCTCAACCTCGGCGGCGGCGGGCCGCAAGATACAACCCAGCGGCGTTCGACCGACTGGGTGCATACCGCGTTGGTGCAGGGGCTAGCGGTGCGCGACTACACCAAGTTCGACGACCAACCAGCGACCGTCGATGCAGTCGCCGAGTCCTTCCTAAAAGCTTACCGTTTCGCCATGACCGATCCCAAAGGACCGGTTTATATCTGCCTCGATACCGATGTACAGGAGGCGCAGGTCAGTAAGCCGATGACGGTTCCCCACGCGCAGCTTTTCCGGCCGCCGGCGGCGCCGGGGCCCAATCCTGAACAGTTGCGCAATGCCGCGCGGTTCTTAGCCGAAGCCGAATGGCCGGTGATTGTCGCCGGTGAATTGGGGCGCAATCCGAAAGCGCTGCCGCCGCTGCTTGATCTTGCCGAAGCCTTAGGTGCCGCGGTGGTCGACGCCGATGGCCGCTACGGTTTTCCCAGCACCCATCCATTAAATTTGACCAACGCCCGCGAAGCGGCGCTGCAGCCGGCCGATGTAGTTTTGGCTTTGGACGTGCCGAGTCTCGGCGTGCCGCTCGGGCCGTCGGTGCGCGAGCGCGGTAACTTTGCGCCCATCGTCTCGCCCAAGTGTCAGATCATTCATATCACCATGCTCGATCTCGAAAAGCAGAGCTGGGTAAGCGACAACATGTGGCTCCTGCCGGTGCATGTGCCGATGGCGGCGGATTGCGCGGTGACGTTGCCGCTATTGCTGGAGCAGGTGCGCGAGCGTTTGGGCGCGAGCAACGCCGCGTCGAAAGTACAAAGCCGGCGCGCCAAAGTTGAAGGGATCTACAACGAGACGCGCAAGAAGAGCCAGGAGTGGATCAAAAAAACCTGGGACGAAAAACCGATCTCGCAGGCGCGCTTTTTTAGCGAGATTAACCAGCGCGTGCAAGGAAAGTCTTGGGCGCTGGTGGGTGACCATGGACGGCGCTGGCGCGAAGCCATCGAGATCACCGAGCCGGCCCATGGCATGGGCGGCGGTCGCGGTGGGGGCGTGGGCTATGGTTTGCCTTCGTCGATCGGTTCCGCTCTCGGGTTTAAGGGCAGCGGTCGTTTGTGCGTGAGTTTGCTCGGCGACGGCGATTTTTTGATGACCTCCAATGCGCTATGGACGGCGGCGAAGTACGATATCCCGCTGCTGGTCGCAGTGATGAACAACCATTCCTACTACAACGACGAAGAACATCAGGAACGGATGGCGCGCTGGCGTGATCGACCGGTGCAGAACAAAGGCATCGGCATTCGCATCGAAGATCCGGTTCCCGATCTGTGCACGATTGCGCGCGCTTTCGGCGTCCAAGCGTTTGGTCCGATCACCGAACCAAACGAGATTGGTCCAGCGTTGGACAAGGCGATTCCGATTGTCGAGTCCGGCAAGCCGGTGGTTGTCGATGTGGTGATGCAGCCGAGATAG
- a CDS encoding VOC family protein: MIAHVGITVSDIEKSKKFYIAALKPIGCEMIREYGVTPTRPTASAGFGEPPRADLWIYHGTPRDTTTHIAFQVNKRELVDAFYEAAMAAGGRDNGSPGPRPQYSENYYGAFVLDPDGYNIEAVCREPVSS; the protein is encoded by the coding sequence ATGATCGCCCACGTCGGAATCACCGTTAGTGACATCGAGAAGAGCAAAAAGTTCTACATCGCCGCGCTCAAGCCGATCGGCTGCGAGATGATCCGCGAATACGGCGTGACGCCGACGCGGCCCACGGCGAGTGCGGGCTTCGGCGAGCCGCCGCGTGCCGACCTGTGGATTTACCACGGCACGCCGCGCGACACGACCACGCACATTGCATTTCAAGTGAACAAGCGAGAGCTAGTGGATGCGTTCTATGAGGCGGCGATGGCCGCCGGTGGCAGAGACAACGGCAGCCCCGGCCCGCGGCCACAGTACAGCGAGAACTATTACGGGGCGTTCGTGTTGGACCCGGACGGGTACAATATCGAGGCAGTATGTCGGGAGCCGGTCAGCAGCTAA
- a CDS encoding amidase, whose amino-acid sequence MEIENFRRLIMATPEKPLYYLSIHEAQQLIKDKKLSPVELTRAVLDRIDKVDGQLHAFINLMAEGAMAAARNAEAEIAKGNWRGPMHGIPFAVKDQLDVEGAQARVRQFTKGVGDATPVRKLKDAGAVLLGKLHMSSMPGPELPQPRNPWNTAHITGGSSTGSGAAVAGGMCLGSLGEDTAGSIRNPSAFCGIAGLKATYGRVSRYGLAPLSWSLDHCGPMARMVEDLAHMLNALAGHDPNDPTSSSQPTTDYASSIREDIKGLRVGVPRDYIDECAPRTDPIVLKRVEEATAQLKALGARVEEVKIPTLNLATIANAVIYYNEFWAAHKSSAAEILKSGAAQRRARIYLGLLTNSADYIQAQRVRSRCRAELAEVFQKLDCLALPNQSGPAPRVEEVGPIDTLFKHVVPEYHGPFNLTGLPTLSVPCGFSDSNLPIALQIVGKPFDEVTVLRAGYTYQQAMKWYERRPAI is encoded by the coding sequence ATGGAAATTGAAAATTTTCGGAGGTTAATTATGGCCACCCCGGAAAAACCGCTCTACTACCTGTCAATTCACGAAGCGCAACAGCTCATCAAAGACAAAAAACTTTCACCGGTGGAATTAACGCGGGCGGTGCTTGATCGCATCGATAAGGTCGACGGGCAGCTGCACGCGTTTATCAATCTCATGGCCGAAGGGGCGATGGCTGCAGCGCGTAATGCCGAAGCGGAGATTGCCAAAGGCAACTGGCGCGGCCCGATGCACGGCATTCCGTTCGCGGTGAAAGATCAGCTCGATGTCGAAGGCGCGCAGGCACGCGTGCGGCAGTTCACCAAAGGCGTCGGCGACGCGACACCGGTGCGCAAATTGAAAGACGCAGGCGCGGTCTTGTTGGGCAAGCTGCACATGAGTAGCATGCCGGGCCCTGAGCTGCCGCAGCCGCGCAATCCATGGAACACGGCCCACATCACCGGAGGTTCGAGCACGGGTTCCGGTGCCGCCGTCGCCGGCGGCATGTGCTTGGGGTCGCTCGGCGAAGACACCGCCGGTTCGATTCGCAACCCATCGGCGTTTTGCGGCATCGCCGGTTTGAAAGCGACCTATGGCCGCGTCAGCCGTTATGGTCTCGCGCCGCTCAGTTGGTCGCTCGACCACTGCGGCCCGATGGCGCGCATGGTCGAAGATCTGGCGCATATGCTCAACGCGCTCGCGGGGCACGATCCCAACGATCCGACGTCGAGCAGCCAGCCGACCACCGACTATGCGAGCAGCATTCGTGAAGACATCAAAGGGCTGCGCGTCGGCGTGCCGCGCGACTATATCGACGAATGCGCACCGCGCACGGATCCGATCGTTCTAAAACGGGTCGAGGAAGCGACAGCGCAGCTCAAAGCCTTGGGCGCGCGTGTCGAAGAAGTAAAAATTCCGACGCTCAATCTCGCGACCATTGCCAACGCCGTCATCTACTACAACGAATTCTGGGCGGCGCACAAAAGCTCCGCCGCCGAAATTCTGAAGAGCGGTGCGGCGCAGCGGCGCGCACGGATTTATCTCGGTTTGCTGACCAACTCCGCCGATTACATCCAGGCGCAGCGCGTGCGCAGCCGCTGCCGCGCCGAGCTGGCTGAAGTGTTTCAGAAGCTCGATTGCCTGGCGCTGCCCAATCAGTCGGGCCCGGCGCCGCGGGTCGAGGAAGTTGGGCCGATCGATACGCTATTCAAACATGTCGTGCCGGAATACCATGGGCCGTTTAATTTAACCGGTCTACCGACGCTGTCGGTGCCCTGCGGATTTTCAGATAGCAATTTGCCGATCGCGTTACAGATTGTTGGCAAACCGTTTGATGAGGTGACAGTCTTGCGCGCAGGGTATACGTATCAGCAAGCGATGAAGTGGTATGAACGGAGACCAGCAATCTAG
- a CDS encoding NAD(P)-dependent oxidoreductase encodes MKYLITGGMGVNGAVAARLMVRDGLRPVLMDNRVDYTLIEDIKDKVDIVTGDICDQAALEKVVDGHKVTAIAHLAALMPEPAEANPRLAVKVSFDGIINVLEVARDKGIKRVVYTSSKAAYGEINGEEGPPNYKPVREDYRKLPADLYGSMKVGCEELGRYYRETYGIEFIALRFVSIYGPGKEARHGPLSFYGQLIEKAREGTKWVIPQGGDQLNDAVYVGDVGRSVYLALKAPTPKEWTFNIGTGKASTPRDFLNAAAKMFPNHKIELGPGPSKLGRSKQSYCIFDISAAKRNIGYEPAYDVEKGVKDYVETLDRLGR; translated from the coding sequence GGCGTCAACGGCGCGGTGGCGGCGCGTTTGATGGTGCGCGATGGCTTGCGTCCAGTCTTGATGGACAACCGCGTTGATTACACTTTGATCGAAGATATCAAAGACAAAGTCGATATCGTCACCGGCGACATCTGCGATCAAGCGGCTCTCGAAAAAGTCGTCGATGGCCACAAAGTCACCGCCATCGCCCATCTGGCGGCGCTGATGCCGGAACCAGCCGAGGCCAATCCGCGTTTAGCGGTCAAAGTCAGCTTCGACGGCATCATCAATGTGCTCGAAGTGGCGCGTGACAAAGGCATCAAGCGCGTGGTTTACACGAGTTCTAAGGCCGCCTACGGCGAGATCAACGGTGAGGAAGGGCCGCCCAACTACAAGCCGGTGCGGGAAGACTATCGCAAGCTGCCGGCCGATCTCTACGGCTCGATGAAAGTCGGCTGCGAAGAACTGGGCCGCTACTATCGCGAGACCTATGGCATCGAATTTATCGCGCTGCGCTTTGTGTCGATCTATGGCCCCGGCAAAGAAGCGCGCCACGGGCCGCTGTCGTTTTACGGCCAGTTGATCGAGAAAGCACGCGAGGGCACCAAATGGGTCATTCCGCAAGGTGGCGATCAGTTAAACGACGCGGTCTACGTCGGTGACGTGGGGCGCTCTGTTTACCTCGCACTCAAAGCACCGACGCCGAAAGAGTGGACGTTCAACATCGGCACCGGTAAAGCGAGCACGCCGCGGGATTTTTTGAACGCAGCGGCGAAGATGTTTCCCAATCACAAGATTGAATTGGGCCCGGGGCCGAGCAAGTTGGGCCGCAGTAAGCAGAGCTATTGTATTTTTGATATTTCAGCAGCGAAACGAAACATCGGCTACGAACCGGCGTACGACGTGGAGAAAGGCGTGAAGGACTACGTCGAGACACTGGATCGGCTCGGAAGATGA